TTTCCACTAAACGATATCTTTTATCTTTACTTAATGGACGTGTCTCCATTACTTTTACTATATCGCCAATTCCAGCTTGGTTGTTCTCATCATGGGCTTTAAACTTAGTGGTTCTTTTAATCATTTTTCCATAAAGAGGATGGCGGACTTTAGTTTCTTCAGCAACAACGATGGTTTTATCCATTTTGTCGCTAACTACTTTTCCGATA
The window above is part of the Anaerobranca gottschalkii DSM 13577 genome. Proteins encoded here:
- the rpsQ gene encoding 30S ribosomal protein S17 yields the protein MAERNFRKVRIGKVVSDKMDKTIVVAEETKVRHPLYGKMIKRTTKFKAHDENNQAGIGDIVKVMETRPLSKDKRYRLVEIVEKAK